A genomic region of Arachis stenosperma cultivar V10309 chromosome 9, arast.V10309.gnm1.PFL2, whole genome shotgun sequence contains the following coding sequences:
- the LOC130949382 gene encoding serine/threonine-protein phosphatase 7 long form homolog, with the protein MEEEDRMYRLNRVAHVAEFIDQEPARVISGVRRQQNMSLHERIIPYLETAGLYHLARLNSQWFWVDEPLLSAFIERWRPETHTFHMPFGECTVTLEDVAYQLGLPIDGEPVSGCLSEFENFMENGRPAWVWFRELFGELPPQNKVKQMTVCYTWFHERFRVLPADATDDIVRIYARAYIMMLLSSQLFADKNANRVHLRWLPYVASLDDLGRYSWGSAALAWLYRCLCRGTNRNVVNLVGPLQLLQSWIFWRFSCLRPSDFNRFGFPLASRWAGYLPRNDAVDQRVMSARLCLDRLRVHDIVWEPYSSPDVLAVVHPEILLDEHRRLWTAVTSLIYFAAIEWHQVDRVMPQFGGVQHLPRLALNIDWLHAKDGRGGDRWFPFYYREWHEHWQDRHATVLPVDRVTDPGPSAEYLDWWCRVAHRFLSPEVAFQDPRPIVLTEEARHRGSSQAPPMVQVVDRPDNRRVDRRRRIGTRTTDREWRWLADHLEEEQVVGDHGGDVDHRVPRRRARRHGQRDGGGRARGRGPSGDYHSGQHAVGEDIGGVATGMDQGTFEVGGSSQMFQSGDTQAFADFTTAAVGMDIDDPVSQSEFFRDIADILGEDDGTHYRPQMDEVHSQFAEHQPHVQDVQPALPVDLNEPAASPSDPWLALGGTPASAFSVVPPQAPVPQVNQRPRRVRRAPLCGTRGHLIGQLDDDDSDTIEESD; encoded by the exons CTGCTAGGGTTATTAGTGGTGTGAGAAGACAACAGAATATGTCTTTACACGAGCGTATCATACCGTATCTAGAGACGGCGGGATTATATCACTTGGCTAGGTTGAACAGTCAGTGGTTCTGGGTTGATGAGCCTCTACTTAGCGCATTCATTGAGAGGTGGCGTCCTGAGACCCACACATTTCACATGCCCTTTGGGGAGTGTACGGTGACCTTGGAGGACGTGGCCTATCAGCTGGGTTTACCGATTGATGGTGAGCCTGTGAGTGGCTGTCTTAGTGAGTTTGAGAATTTCATGGAAAATGGAAGACCGGCATGGGTGTGGTTCCGTGAGCTGTTTGGGGAGTTACCTCCGCAGAATAAAGTGAAGCAGATGACAGTGTGCTACACATGGTTCCATGAGCGGTTTCGGGTTTTGCCAGCAGATGCTACTGACGACATCGTGCGTATATATGCGAGGGCCTATATTATGATGCTGTTGTCATCTCAGCTGTTTGCGGACAAGAACGCCAACCGTGTCCACCTTCGCTGGTTGCCTTATGTGGCATCGTTGGATGACTTGGGTAGATATAGCTGGGGCTCGGCCGCGCTGGCGTGGTTGTACAGATGTCTTTGTCGTGGAACAAACAGAAACGTTGTCAACTTGGTTGGGCCACTACAGCTTCTACAGTCTTGGATCTTCTGGAGATTTTCTTGTCTGAGGCCTAGTGATTTCAACAGATTCGGCTTTCCACTTGCATCCAG GTGGGCTGGGTATCTACCGAGGAATGATGCAGTAGATCAAAGAGTCATGTCTGCACGCCTTTGTTTGGATAGATTGCGTGTGCATGAT ATCGTGTGGGAGCCCTATTCCTCTCCGGATGTCTTAGCTGTTGTTCATCCAGAGATACTACTTGACGAGCACCGCAGGCTATGGACGGCAGTTACCAGTCTCATTTATTTTGCTGCGATTGAGTGGCACCAGGTGGATAGGGTTATGCCTCAGTTCGGCGGGGTTCAGCATCTCCCTCGTTTGGCTCTTAACATAGATTGGCTTCATGCGAAGGACGGCAGGGGTGGAGATAGGTGGTTCCCCTTCTATTATAGGGAGTGGCATGAGCACTGGCAGGATCGACATGCCACAGTTTTACCGGTTGACCGAGTCACTGATCCCGGGCCATCAGCTGAGTACCTGGACTGGTGGTGTCGTGTGGCCCATAGATTTTTATCCCCAGAGGTTGCTTTTCAGGATCCTAGGCCTATTGTGTTGACTGAGGAGGCGCGTCACAGAGGGTCATCACAGGCACCTCCGATGGTGCAGGTTGTCGACAGACCGGACAACCGCCGCGTGGACCGGCGTAGGCGTATCGGCACACGTACTACGGATCGAGAGTGGCGTTGGCTGGCCGACCACTTAGAGGAGGAGCAGGTTGTTGGTGATCATGGAGGTGATGTTGATCATCGTGTTCCTCGACGTAGGGCCAGAAGACATGGTCAGCGGGATGGTGGTGGGCGGGCCCGTGGTAGAGGACCATCCGGAGACTATCACAGTGGTCAGCATGCTGTTGGTGAGGACATTGGTGGTGTGGCCACAGGGATGGATCAGGGTACGTTTGAGGTGGGGGGTTCTTCTCAGATGTTCCAGAGTGGTGACACCCAGGCGTTCGCCGACTTTACTACCGCGGCCGTCGGTATGGACATTGATGATCCTGTGAGTCAGTCAGAGTTCTTCAGAGATATAGCAGACATCTTGGGGGAGGATGATGGCACTCATTATAGGCCACAGATGGATGAGGTACATTCACAGTTTGCCGAGCACCAGCCACATGTTCAGGATGTACAGCCAGCTTTGCCGGTTGACCTGAACGAGCCTGCAGCTTCACCATCGGACCCATGGTTGGCGTTAGGAGGTACCCCTGCTTCGGCTTTCAGCGTAGTTCCTCCTCAGGCACCGGTGCCACAGGTGAATCAGAGACCGAGGAGGGTTCGTCGTGCTCCTTTATGTGGCACTAGAGGTCACCTTATTGGTCAGTTGGACGATGATGACAGTGACACGATTGAGGAGTCTGATTAG